ttaccatccacggtccccgttgACTcacaggtctcgctgatcagggtaacCCACCTTCTATTGTTCTTAGGATGCACAGTACCTATGGTCAAAAACTTCCATTGTAGAGATTTCATATGTAAAATAGCCACATAGTGCCTATGTTTATTGCTTCAAATTAAATGTACATATAAATCAAAAAGATTTGTCAAAAGAATACCTCCTCAAATTAATAGGCAAAGTAGGATATGAGTAACAAATAAAGTTAATTATTGCAAGTCCATGTATAGAATATTTAGATATCAAACATTCAAAAGGTCATATTTTTGCCAAAAAGTCACTTATTTTACTAGAACCATTTATTAACTTTGCAAATTGTATTaataagtttaatattttagtgCAAGAATGGAATTGCCAAACTTTTTATGGATTTCAAGTGAGGCAAAATAGTTGAGCAAAACAATATAGCTAGAAGTGTAGCATTAAAAAAAACACTTGAATTTAGACAAGCATCCATTCTAAGCATCTACTTTAAAAAGTCATtgaagtaataataaaaatagcaaATTTGAAGTTATCAAAACAAGAAGTCGCTCGAGTCAAATAGAGAAAATTCTTAATAGTAGACTTTACCATGTAAAATAGGTTTGACCAAGTAGATCACCTAATAATCAATAATTTAATGTTGCAAATCGTCTTAAACTTTCTTCTTTGCGAAGGAAGGTATTTTTCTAATATTATGCAAAAATTCTATACCTAAAACGCCTGCCAATGTTAACTAAATAAATTATTTGTTTAGACTAATTATCCAATGGACGGACACAACGAGCTTTACCAAAGCACTTACTTATAATTAATCATACATATTTCTCAAAATATTAATGTTGGAAAAACAATTtagattttattctttgattttaaaGCAAAGTGATGATGAATTAAGGATTTAGAAGATCTCATGAATAATTGCTACTTACATGTAATTGTACAAccttatcacaaaaaaaaaaaaaaaaaaaaaaaaatgtcacatTGATCAATGAACCCAACATCCTTCTCCAACCTAAATAATCTCAGTTTTAAGCTCTAAGTAAATCCCCATTAAGTATAAGTAGGTGGCGCGAaaacaacctctctctctctctctctctctctctctctctctctctctctcactggCTTCAAATTCTTCGATTGCGCTCCACCGCCGGAGATTTCGATGTCGACGGCGAATTGACGATATCTTTCTCTGTTCCTGACAGCGCTTCTGTCTCgattgtgtgtgtatatgtacACACTCGTCAATTTTTTGGGCAAGTAAAGATTAGCTGAAGGTCTGCGCCGGGGGTGGGGGGGATTGATTGTTTATATGATCTCGGTGCTTGACGTCTGACTCTGAAACTTCTTTCTGTGGTCGTAGAGGTTTCAACTTTCGTACTGCGTTTGATTCGTAAAGGTGAGATCTCTTGATCGGAACTttcagttttttattttaaaattatgttttataattttttttctttcgagTGTGCTTTATAACGGATGAACGGATCTTTTTTCCGATCCAGCAAACAAGGAATTGTTGAATTTGTGGTTCCGCTTTCTTTATTTCTGTGAAATTCATCGAACCATGCCACTGGCGATTTCTGAAACTCTGGAATCTAAATTGCTCGGGATACCAGTTTTATTCTGAAATTGGGACAGAAGCCTGACAAATACAGACACACTGAAATGGATTcttcatgaaaaatcattttaacTTTGTATTTTAACATTTTCCGTTCCTCAATTTCCAaacaagaaaattatttttcattaattaattatttgcaTTAAAGATGTTTGGactcttaatttaattttttatgtttttttcccTATCTATATCAATTTTAAAAAGATTGTTGTAAATTTATGGGTATGGACAATGATCTTCCTTGCACGTGAGCCTCCATTCCTCTTCCCATAaccaaatgaataatgaataataTTGCAGTATCATTTGAAACCAcagaaaaatgaattaaaataatAGTCAAGCAAAAAAAGAAAGCACAATTTATAattattcataaaattttcacaaaattcTAAAACTTTTTTTGATActttattttctaaattaaattttcaaaattttttgatcAACCCAAGTCTAAacataaaattctaaaaataaaattattttaattcttaaaatttttattttaataaactaaaaatttaaaaatttaagatcAAGTTATCACAATTTAAATTTCATGGAATAAAGTGCATATAGGTAAAACTCTAGagaaatataatattatttctaaAACTTATAATTGAAGTTTACAAACAATACTAGATCTTCGCATGTTTTGTGTGTgttattctattttcaaaattaattttttttttcaaaaaattctaatTAGAGAACTTACATTTACATAAGATCATTTTTAATTTACAAATATAAATTTGTTCTAATTTGTGACTTATTGGAAGCACAAGTGATATTATTTTATCAAACTTAAGTAAatgtaaaaaaatttatttgagaatAAATTAAACTACTTAAATAACTTAGGCATGAATGCTCTTTAACATTAATAGAggatattttaataattatattcATTCTATTGATAAAATGATTTCCCTTATAAAAAAGACAGATCGATACGCAAAACTCGCATATCTAGCACATTTTCTTTTGTgagatattaaatttttttttatagtaaagTGATTTTATTTATAAAAGTATTCATTCTCCAAATCCAATATGATTTTATTGGATATGAAAAAACCTATGCAAACTAAATATAACCTTACGAGGTAACTAAATATATCACTTGAGttcattttatatatttatttaaaaattatttcattttataGCCATCCTATTTCACTTATATTGCTagatattaattaataattctaATCCCACATGCTTTTTGAATAATtctatttctaaatatttttcataaataattattttacaataattaaagatattttaataattttagcaCAGTGTGCATCATAGGAAAACATTCTTTTATTAAgaaaagaaattatttaatttcatgCATGGAAGTGCGCAGAAAACatcaataaaaaattatactagaattgaaaaaaaaaaaaaaaaaactttttgttTCATCCCTGGCACATTTACAGGTGAACCCAAGATTACCAGGGGCTTGTGTGGGTCTTTCCCTTCATTCAATACTCATTCCAGAAAAGAAAAGGAGTTGGGAGGGAGGGGCAGGGGCAAGGGGCATAACCAGAGAGACAGCCCAGCAGACCATGGCACTCTCGTGAGAGGGACAAAAGGGGGTGTGACCGAAACAAAAGATCCCATTTTATCCTGCGCACCCTCCCTTGAATATCCTGCGCACTCCCCCTAGGCCTATCCCTACTCTAGTCCTCCCTCTTTTTGAGGAGCTGAGTTCTCGCTATCCAACGGTCCCCTACCCCTACCCTGCAATTTGTATGTAATTTGTATTTCTCAAACCCTTAACCCTGTAATTTGTTGGTAACCAACCTCTAGCGATGACCGTTAATGCACGTTTTAGAACTCTCCGCACTTCTCTGTAACCCACACCACCCCAACCCCCAGATGCCTCCCCACTCTCTACCCTCCCTCCCATGGCCTGATCTCCCTGGATTTGGGTTTTTCTTGATGAAATCAAAATACCCATTTGGATTTTTGTGTTATAATCCTCAAATTGTTTGCCATTCAGATCTGGGAGTCTGTGAAGAAGGAGATGTATTCTTCTCTACTTCATTCTCCTTTTTGTTCTCGTTTCTTTTTTACTGGGTTATTCTTTGCTTTTTCCTCCCTGTAATATATGTAACTTTTGGTTTGTGCGTTTGTGGCAGATTTGTGGCAGAGAAAGGGATCTTCTTTTTCGCCAATTGGTGCCATATAATTGATTGTGGGATTCATGAGAGCCCCTCAAATTTGCTCAGTTGCAGGGAGAGAATTCCATCAATGTGGGCTAATTTGGACTGTGTGAATGGATGTATGTGAAGAAGTAGAGCGAGCAGCAGCGCAGAAACAAACGGCAGAGGAGACCACAAGACCACCTTTGGTTCCCTCTGACAAGAACAATGGTCTCACTCGCAGACCGCGAACCAGGGAAGTCAGTTCCAGGTACAAGTCTCCTACTCCCTCTGCGCCGTCTGGTCCAAGGCGCTGCCCTTCTCCCACCATCACAAGAACAGTCGCATCAGCGCCAAAGAGAGCCCAATCTGTCGAACGGAAGCGCCCCTCCACGCCGCCTTCGCCGAGGAGCCCGTCCACTCCCGTCCACGATTCGTCCATTGATGCGCATTTGTCTGCCAGAAGGTTATCCGCCGGCGGCCGGCTGCCGGAGGGTTTATGGCCTTCAACTATGCGCAGTCTCAGTGTCTCTTTCCAGTCGGATACAATTTCCATACCAATTAGTAAGAGAGAGAAGCCGGCACCTAATGCCCTTTCTGATAGAACCCTGAAACCATCTTCCAATGTTGCACATAAGCCGGCTGAAACGCCTGGTGTTGCGCGGAAGCCTACGCCGGAGAGGAAAAGGAGTCCCGTTAAAGGGAAGAATGCTTCTGTTTCTGATCAGTCGGAGAATTCTAAACCCGTTGATGGTTTGCATTCCAGATTGGTAGATCAGCATCGATGGCCTAGCAGAGTAGGTGGGAAGGTGTCACCCAATGTCTTAACTAGGAGTGTGGATCTCTCTGATAAAACCACTAAAACTCCAGCATTGCCGTCTGCGGGAACTGGGGTTTCCTTGCTGAGGAGAATGCCCATGTCCGATGCTATGAGTAGGCCATTGCAAAAGTCTGTCAGTGACGCTGTGAGGCTAGTATCATATAATGATATTGGGAGGGCGGAGTTTGATTCGCGTTCAGTTGATGATGATAAGCTGCTCCGGGCATCCAGACTGAACAAGCTGGCCACTCCAAGTTCATTTGATAGAATGACATTGACAACTCCTGCAGGAAGATCTCTGATTTTGCCTACTTCAGATTCGGGATCCAGATCGCGCCCTTCTTCACCAAGCAGGTCATCAGCCTCTCTTTCTCGGGGCATGGTTAGCCCATCGCGGACGAGGCCATCTACTCCTGCACATTCGAGAGGGGTTAGTCCGTCTCGGATAAGGCCATCCAGCCCTTCTCGTCAATCTGCCAGTACAACTTCCGTTCTAAGTTTCATTGCAGATATTAGAAAAGGAAAGAAGGGTGCAAATCACATAGAAGATGCCCATCAACTGAGGTTGCTGTACAATAGATTTTTGCAATGGCGATATGCTAATGCCCAAGCAGATGCTGTGATCTATGTACAGAAAATTATTGCTGAGGTttggttttcttatttttataGAAATAGCAAGCTTATTTATCCCTCTTAAAGATTGAAGGACATCCTTGCGTGGCATGTGGCAATTACCTACATTTAACTTTTTGTGCATTCGAGATCCGTCTTTGATCTCATAAATTTTTGGGCATCAATTTGTTCCTAAATATGGCAATGTTATATTTATGACCTTTGTTGGATGAGCTAATTGCTGACACTCTGCAGTCTTTCCATTATTATTTTTCAGATTGTGACACCCTTGCTATACATTCAAAGCTAGAtctggtttttagggtttaatatttcTAGTCATTGACAAACTTTAGTAGTTGTCAGAATTAGTAAAACAATGAACTATAGTAATTACTGCTGAAAGTGTGGGTGTTCAGTGAGCTGTTACAATTTCTGCGCGGACGTAATTGCTTTTTTGTCACTTTCTAAACTATGTCTTGCCTAATTCTTATCTTCAGAAGTTGACGAGTATGCTTGTTTTTAATGGCAATTGTGGTTCATGCTTACTTTGTTTTTCGTTATTAAAGATTGATTGAGTTACAGATTTGCTAGTATTGCACTTTTCTCTTTCAGTTTCTCTAAATTATTCCAATGCTTGATCTAATGATGCAGAAGACTCTATACAATGTGTGGAGCACTCTTCTAGCGCTGTGGGATTCAGTAACAAACAAAAGGATCAGCCTTCAACATTTGAGGCTAATGCTGAAGCTTACTTCAGTTCTGACTGAACAAGTAATCCCCCGCCTTCaccataaattttttaataactcTTATGCAGTTGGTTCCATTAACTCATTTGGTAGCTTCTATATTAAGATCTTACTTTTGTTTCCCTTCATGTTCTCTAAAAATATTGGGCTTAGGAATACAGACATAGAAGCCATTGAGGAAATAATAAGCACACATTAAGTTTGTCACTTGCATGGATGTATGCATGTCGTTAGTTCATGACCAGGTGAATTAGCATCTATATCCATATGGGACGTTTTAGAATCTTACttttggggggggtgggggggtgtgGTGAATTCAAGAATCAACCTCTCCAAAATGGGCATATGGCTGCCTACTGTCCAGGCATCCACCTTCCTGAGACCCTGCCATAAGCTAAACTCTTGTGAATTGaacattttcttataaaaaaatcaAGGGAGAAAAATATTGGTAATTGGTGATTGGGCTTAGGCCGTATCTGCAAGATCCATAGTTGTTAAAAGCATGCCTCAGGCACCCATAAGCTATAGTCTTGTGAATTGaacattttcttataaaaaaatcaAGGGAGAAAAAGATTGGTAATTGGTGATTGGGCTTAGGCCGTATCTGCAAGATCCATAGTTGTTAAAAGCATGCCCCAGGCACAACTGTACAAGGCACAAAGTCTAGCACCGGTTGCTTGAGGCAATGCAACCTTTAAGGGTGCAGCAAGGTGTACGTCTTAAATTGAGGCACAGGCACAAAGTGAGGTGCACAGTGCTCTTCATAAATATTTGTTGATTTCTTTTTGGCTGCTGACTTCCAATCAGGGTTGTGAacttttcctttcatttttcttcttcgtATTCTCTCAAAACAATTTAAACTCTGTTTTTCTCCCTGCATCACGATCTGCTTTCTGCTTTCTGCtttacttcttttcttatttctttCATTACCATGCTGCACTCTGTTTTCTTTCCAATGCCGcacttttcttctctctctctctctctctctggtctAAGTGCTTTACTTCTCCCGCCCTTTTCTTCTTTCAGGATCTGCTCAGACTTCTCTTGAacttttctttcctttgttcTTATAAGATTGTGTCTTTTTGTATTATTGACTCCAAGCATCAGAGCTAGTGTGTTAAAAAGTTGATAATCCATTATATGAGGCGTTCATCATGTACAATTTTAATCAATGTGTGTTGATGTTCATGACTCTGGTTTCTCTGCCTTGTGCATCGTGCTTAGGCTCCAAGGGCCATATGGACCTTAGTTTAGTGGAACTGCTGGCGGGTTGATGAATTATCCTTAGTATTCATTTTGTAGAGAGACAATTGTAAGTGGCTTTCTCTTATTACTGTAGACCACCTTTGCAGATTCTAAATTGAGTGAGAAGATAATTGATGAACTTTTAAATGTTCATAAATGTTAATTTTCACAAAGGCTGCTGATTGAaggaaaaatcctatttatattCATCAGCAACACTCTGATCCAAATGAACCATTTGACAGATGAAAACAAATCCAAATAAACTAGTAATTTTTTCCTTTGTTCCACCCCCTTTGGAAATTTGCAGTTTGGTTGGTAGTTAATCTGAATTACTTTGGCATGACTGCCTTTGATTAACTGTTGGCACTAGTATATGAAAAGAGATACGGATTTGCCTCATAGATATGGTAATGTGGTAATTCAAGGATCATGGCTGGAATATTCTATATTTGGTGAGATGTACGCCACAGAGCTATGATTACATATTTTTACCACGATTTGTAGACACAGTTGCTCGTTTTTATGACGGAATTGTTGTGTCTTCATTAAAATATGAACATCTGTGATATTGATTTGAGTTACCAAAAAATCCCAATTATTTTTTCTAGGAATGAGCCATTATACTTGCAAATTTACCATCATGCGTCATTTCagatgtataattttttttttttcgtaaagTCCAATTaggcttggatttggatttgtatggatttagaagaaactcaatacaattttatgcCATTTTTTGTCCAAACTCTCACAAttccaaatccaaggtctgaaTTCCATGCTTAAACACAGGGCGAAGGTTCTTTTCTGAGCAGAGAATGTTGTTTACGTATGATGATGTAGGACATAAGCAATGTGTCCCAACTTCTAAACTAGGGCATAAAGTTATTTAAATGATAGCTAATTTGAGCTACACTTAGCATTTGAATTGAGTACAAAAGGTCAGGGTTCTAAGTTTTCTTATGGCGAAGCCCTTGCAAAACAGATACAGCCAGTAGCATGTAAAAGATGGAAGGATAGGATTGGAAGAGTTGGGGAGATTTATATCCTATTCAATGGCATGAGCCCAAAAGAATGATGTTAAAGGACAAGGATGATAAGGAAAGAAAGAACTAGAGTTGATTTCAGTGCCAAATTAACTCGATTGCaatgaataaaaataatgatGAAATAATAATTGGTTGCCCAGCAATCTATTGCTTCAAGATATATTGTGAAAACTCAagagtggaagaagtttcatttaattttaatacccaattctCATTTTTCATAGCTAAATAATGAtgatttattttcccttttttcttgGACAAAACTTTGTAAGTAGAAATTGGATTTTATTACCCAATTGTCATTTATATGTAACCCTATAAATGGAAACCTTACATTGCCAGAACTAGTAACTGACATGttttataactttttttttgttttgctgcTAATATATCAGAATAAATTGAACTAATATCCTTAGTTTCGTACTAAGCTTGCCTCTTGTGGCGAGAGTGATAGTTTGAAACTATGAATGTAATAAGAGGGCATGCCCTTACATGCATGTTGTTTTTACGAGATATACAGGAAAGGCCACAGGCCAAGATACCCACAAAATCCAACAAAGATTACCCCCTAAGGTAAATTGGCCCTAGCATGCAAGGGCAAGCCCTTGTGGTAAGACATTTTACTGTGCATGCaactataatttttttaattttaggggTGATTTGTGTGTTAAAATAGTGCTGAAATTCGGTCCTTCAGCTCCTTGCATCTGTTATGTTAAAATAGCGTGTCAAAATGGAGCTTAAATACAAAGTTGCATTGTACACTGTCATATAAATTTGGCcgcaacaaaaaagaaaaaaggaaaaggaaaattgcAATATGCACTATTATATTGGCCTTTGGCTATCAGCTAATTTGTGTACAGGTCACTTAGGATGCCATTTTTTATACGAATTGGATGGTGCGATATCACCTTGGTTAATGTGAAAAGTGTTTCAAGCTGGCCTCATAGCAAAACATAATGTTATCTGATTTCGTTCCATTTGTCAAACGGAGGAAAATGAACATTGGGATCAAAAAAGTTTGCAGAGTTATTAAGAATTAGTTCTTAATTCTGTTCAATGTGGTAACAGAAATGATATGGTTGCCAAGCATTTGAAATTCTGTCCACCGACGTTGTTTGCATGATTACGCACTTCCTTCTTCGACATTGATACCTTATAAAAATTCCACATTCTTTGATGTATATTATATCTCTTCTAATAAATTTctgttcataaaaaaaaaaaaaaaattcacgttCTTGTTTGAAGTTGACTTTACACTTGCTCCCATGATATGAGCAGTTCTTGAGTGTTCTATTTTCACAGATTTTTTCCTTGTGTTTAATTATTTTGGAAACCAATTTTTTAGTGTCATTTAAAGTGATTTCATGTTCTAAATGCTTAtgaaaaaatgataaattcaGATGGCCTACCTTGATGATTGGGCTTTACATGAAAGAGATCATTATAATGCTGTATCTGGGGCTATTGAAGATCTGCAAGCAAGCACTCTTCGTCTTCCAGTTACAGCTGGGGCAAGAGTATGTGAACTGATAagggtcattttttttttttttaacaataaaaaGAGAAGTTACATTGAATCTTTATATCTGTACTTTTGCAGGCAGATATTGAAACTGTGAAGGTTGCTGTGTGCTCAGCTGTTGATGTGATGCAGGCAATGGGATCCTCAATATGTTCTCTACTTTCAAGGGTGAGACTCATTcttttagtattttaataattGCTATGAACTTTAAATTTCTTCTGTTCTACCATGTAACAAGTCATTAGCTATCTCAGCCATTTTTTGATAATCAATTAAGATTATTCAGGTTATGTGACTAAAAggataaaaattaattatataggATTTTAGCCTGGTGGAGTATTTGTTAGTCACTTTGGTGCCACAAGTTCCAAACAGTTTGAAAtgttatgaattttattgtaagTCCTTTTGTTTCTTTAATCTATTTATCCTCATTTTCCCCCCTCTTGTTTGGGGTTTTTTGAGGCAATGAAGGCTTGAGGGAAATTTTAATTACATGAGGCGCAATCCCTTATCAAGGATTGTGTAGAGAGATTGCCACAATAATGACTTGATTTGGGTCATATGCATGCTTGAAGAAAGAAATTATTGTAATTGATTTGTTTATGCTATAATAATAAACTGCATTCCAGATGAGtggtttctttgaaaaataaaccTCAAAGAATATGAGCCTTGATGCCAAAATTCTGTTGAcggaaaaataaacaaagaaaaaaaatatggaacTTAAGGTTATTCTTCAGCATCATTTTGTGTAGCCTTACTACAACCAAAGCCCGTCTCTCATgcctctttttaaaaaataaataaataactaaatttcTCTCATGCCTTCAATTGGGTAGAGGAGGCTTTACTGCATCTTATGTTCAATCAGAGATCTGTTTCAGTAAACATGTTCCCCAaagaacaatttttttattttttattttttttttgtggttcaattattataatataaattcaTTGTACAATTAGTACAGTAAGGATTAAAAAATCTATTGAACACTTTCTTTTGTGGTGCCTATTTTATAGTTCACTCAGTTGACTTCTTATTTTTTCGTAATCTTGTAATACAAACACTGCAAAATATGGCTTTATGTAGCAAAAGAAAATGCAAGACATACGGTTGCCACTTATTGTGTCTGGGAGCTACAATATCTCACCAAGCTCTCCACCCTTTTTTACTTTTAAGTTACCATTTATTGGACACTAAGGATTGGAGTAGCCCTAGAAATTACTTCTTCCTGATATAATTGGGATAtggcaaaaaacaaaaaataataaaaaataatgaaggaCCGAAATTTTTCTGAAGAACTATAAAACCAAAGCAGATTCATTTGTCTGGCAGAAGAAACAATGGAAGGGGAGAAAGTCTTTAAAACTAACTGATATGAGTGTCTATGTTGTTTTCTGTTTCAACTATGGCAGTATCAGTATGGCACATTTACACATCTTTTAAGAATGTATTGTTAGACTCTTATACTTACGGTCCAAGTTAAACTTTAGccatttca
This window of the Malania oleifera isolate guangnan ecotype guangnan chromosome 6, ASM2987363v1, whole genome shotgun sequence genome carries:
- the LOC131157443 gene encoding AUGMIN subunit 8-like isoform X2 — its product is MDVCEEVERAAAQKQTAEETTRPPLVPSDKNNGLTRRPRTREVSSRYKSPTPSAPSGPRRCPSPTITRTVASAPKRAQSVERKRPSTPPSPRSPSTPVHDSSIDAHLSARRLSAGGRLPEGLWPSTMRSLSVSFQSDTISIPISKREKPAPNALSDRTLKPSSNVAHKPAETPGVARKPTPERKRSPVKGKNASVSDQSENSKPVDGLHSRLVDQHRWPSRVGGKVSPNVLTRSVDLSDKTTKTPALPSAGTGVSLLRRMPMSDAMSRPLQKSVSDAVRLVSYNDIGRAEFDSRSVDDDKLLRASRLNKLATPSSFDRMTLTTPAGRSLILPTSDSGSRSRPSSPSRSSASLSRGMVSPSRTRPSTPAHSRGVSPSRIRPSSPSRQSASTTSVLSFIADIRKGKKGANHIEDAHQLRLLYNRFLQWRYANAQADAVIYVQKIIAETLYNVWSTLLALWDSVTNKRISLQHLRLMLKLTSVLTEQMAYLDDWALHERDHYNAVSGAIEDLQASTLRLPVTAGARADIETVKVAVCSAVDVMQAMGSSICSLLSRVEGMNHLVPELADLAARGRALLDECEALLASTAAMQVEEYSLRSHLIQLKQALDGG
- the LOC131157443 gene encoding AUGMIN subunit 8-like isoform X1 translates to MDVCEEVERAAAQKQTAEETTRPPLVPSDKNNGLTRRPRTREVSSRYKSPTPSAPSGPRRCPSPTITRTVASAPKRAQSVERKRPSTPPSPRSPSTPVHDSSIDAHLSARRLSAGGRLPEGLWPSTMRSLSVSFQSDTISIPISKREKPAPNALSDRTLKPSSNVAHKPAETPGVARKPTPERKRSPVKGKNASVSDQSENSKPVDGLHSRLVDQHRWPSRVGGKVSPNVLTRSVDLSDKTTKTPALPSAGTGVSLLRRMPMSDAMSRPLQKSVSDAVRLVSYNDIGRAEFDSRSVDDDKLLRASRLNKLATPSSFDRMTLTTPAGRSLILPTSDSGSRSRPSSPSRSSASLSRGMVSPSRTRPSTPAHSRGVSPSRIRPSSPSRQSASTTSVLSFIADIRKGKKGANHIEDAHQLRLLYNRFLQWRYANAQADAVIYVQKIIAEKTLYNVWSTLLALWDSVTNKRISLQHLRLMLKLTSVLTEQMAYLDDWALHERDHYNAVSGAIEDLQASTLRLPVTAGARADIETVKVAVCSAVDVMQAMGSSICSLLSRVEGMNHLVPELADLAARGRALLDECEALLASTAAMQVEEYSLRSHLIQLKQALDGG